A DNA window from Hordeum vulgare subsp. vulgare chromosome 1H, MorexV3_pseudomolecules_assembly, whole genome shotgun sequence contains the following coding sequences:
- the LOC123431435 gene encoding 40S ribosomal protein S17-3-like, which translates to MGRVRTKTVKKTSRQVIEKYYSRMTLDFHTNKKVLEEVSILQSKRLRNKVAGFTTHLMRRIQRGPVRGISLKLQEEERERRMDFVPEKSALEVDEIRVDKETMDMLAFLGMADLPGVERAPEVTASAAPFRQPYNGPRGGNRA; encoded by the coding sequence ATGGGTCGCGTCCGCACCAAGACCGTGAAGAAGACCTCCCGACAGGTCATCGAGAAGTACTATTCTCGGATGACCCTCGACTTCCACACCAACAAGAAGGTGCTCGAGGAGGTGTCCATCTTGCAGTCGAAGCGCCTCCGCAACAAGGTGGCCGGCTTCACCACCCATCTGATGCGCCGCATCCAGCGCGGCCCCGTCCGCGGCATCTCCCTCAAGctgcaggaggaggagcgcgagcgcCGCATGGACTTCGTCCCTGAGAAGTCGGCTCTTGAGGTCGACGAGATCCGCGTCGACAAGGAGACGATGGACATGCTGGCGTTCCTCGGCATGGCCGATCTCCCTGGCGTCGAGCGCGCTCCCGAGGTCACCGCGTCCGCCGCCCCCTTCCGCCAGCCGTACAACGGACCCCGCGGTGGCAACCGCGCCTAG